AGTTCGCGGCGGCGCTGCCCGTATGTGTAGTGCTGCGGCCCGCTAGTCCAGCCGCAGCTTCCGGTCGGGACTGTTCGAGCGGCTCAGCAGCATCGCGCCGACGGCCGTCGCGACCGGTACGGCCGCGGCCATCGCGACGAGGTTGAGCCACGGCACCGTGAACGGCATGGCCTGCAGGTAGACGTTCATCCCGACGAGGTTGAAGTCGCTCACCCGCACCAGCCCCGCCGCGACGACGAATCCGATCGGCACCCCGATCAGCACGCCCATCCCGGTGATCACCAGCGCCGTGGACCCGGCCAGCCAGCGACGGGTCCAGGGTGAGCCGCCGACCGCGGTGAGCGTCTGCTGGTCGGCCCGGCCGTCGGCCAGCGCCAGGCCGGTCGCGATCGCCGCGGCGGCGAGGGCGAGCAGGACGGTGAAGCCGAGGACGATCAGGTTGACCGTGCTGCGTGCCTCGATGACGCCCTGATCCTGCTCGAAATCGCCGTTCAGATGCAGGCCGTCCATCGCTTCGTCCGCCCGCACGATCTGCTGCGGGGTGGCCGTCTGCCTCAGATCGACCACAAGCGCCGTCTGCCCCGCGGTGGGCGCGTCGAGGCCCGTCTTGCGCGCCGCGGCCGGCGAGATGACGAATGAGGGATCCGGCTTGCCCTGCATGTTCAGGTAGACCGCGGGCAGCGTATACACCTCAGTGGTCTGCGTCGCGTAGGTGGCGTGCGCGGCCGCGACATCGTGCTGCACGACCAGCCCGACGGTGCCGTCCTTCACGATGCCCGGCGTCGTCACCACGATTCCGCCCTCGGCCAGCACCTGATCCGCCGCGGCGTCCTCGAACCCGGTCACCTGCCGCAGCAGCTGCCCGTCGCCGATCAACTCGCCCTCGTACGCCGTCGGATCGAGGTAGTCGCCGCATATGCCCATGCCGTCCGAGTCGACCAGGACCTTCTGCACGCCGTTCACCGCGCACCCGGGCGTGCTCCCCGGGGTGAACAGGCCGGCGCTCCACTGGATCGGCTCGTCGCTCGACTGGCCGTACCCGGCCACCGGTTCGAGCGTCACGCTCCCGGTGATGTCCGGCAGCTGCTGACGCAGAGCACTGAGGATCCGCGGGGCGTCCGCCGCGTCCGTGTGCACCGCGATCTGATTCGGCAGCAACCGCGGCGTGTACTGCGCCCGCTGCTGCGCCGCCGAGCTCTCCAGCCACGCGCCGGCCGCCACCGCGCCGGCCACCGCGGCGAACATCGCCGCGACCGCCGGGGTGGTGCGCCCCGAATGCCGGGCGCTGTCGCGCAGAGCGAGCCGCGGCCCGAGCGGCAGCCACCGGCCGAACGAGGCGATGCCGGCCACGATCGCGGGCGTGCACAGGATCGCGCCGATCTCGATCAGCGCGACACCACTGGTGATCAGCAGTTGCGCCTGCCCGGGCGAGATCGTCTCGCCGAAGTACACGCCGATCAGCCCGGCCGCGGCCAGGATCAGCCCGCCGCACACTCCGGCCGAGCGCCGCCGGCGCCGCCCGACCACGGTCCGCCGACCGCTGAGCGTCGCCATGATCTCGCGCCGGGATGCTCCGCGCGCAGGTATCAGCGCCGAACACAGTCCGAGGAGCACTGCCAGTACGGCGACGCCGACGGCATGCGGCACGTCGATGCGCAGCGCCCCGGGTATCCGCCCCGAGAAGTGGGCCCCGAACGGCAGCGCGGCTGCCGCGGCGCCGATGCCGAGGCCGACCCCGACGACCCCGGCTATCGCGCCGAGTACGATCCCGTCGGCCAGCACGACCCGCCGGACCTGGCCCCCGTCCGCCCCGGCCGCGCCGAGCATGGCGTACTCGCGCTCGCGGCGCCGCGCCGACACGGCGAAGCCGGGCCCGGCCAGCAGCACCACCTCCAGCAGGCCGATGCCGATCGCGATGCCGGAGATCGCGGCCGGCACCGCGAACTGCGGCAGCTCCAGCGGCACGCCGGAACGCAAGAAGACGAACTGGTGAGCCTCGTAAGGGATCTGCGAGGTGGGTGGCGGGGAGAGTGCGACCGAGCGGGAGATCACCACGTGCCCGAGCGAGTTGAGGGCCTGCACCTGAGTCCAGGAGACCCCGCCCGGGTTCGAGACGAACCATCCCGCCGTCACCTCGTGCTTGGCGGCGGGTGCCGCCGGCAGGGCGAAGGCGCTCTCGGCCATCGTCGAGTCCGGCAGCTCGAGCAGCCCCACGACGGTGAACGTCGCGGCCGTCCCGTCCGACGCGGACGACCCGACGAGCGTGATCCGTCCGCCGACCGCGGCGCCGAGGTCGGCGGCCATCGCGGGAGTGAGGCCGATCTCCTGCCCGGTACGCGGCAACCGGCCGGACACGACGTCGAAGGCACCCGCGGTGTCCGGATTCCCGAGATCCACCTGCAGATAGGTTCCCTGGGCGTACCCGCCGGCGCCGTCGAGATACACCGGTCCGGCGATCTGCTCCGGCGTCAGCGCCGCGGAGGGAAGCACGCTGAGCACTCCGGTGGAATCCACGCCGGCGGTGCCCTTCAACGTGCCGGGCTGCGACTCCCACTGCTGGCCGTCGGCCGACTGATCGACGGGCGTGTCCACCGACGCCCGGATGTACGCGTCGAATCCGCCGACGCTCCGAGTGACCTGCTCCGGGGTGGTCAGATCCACGGCGCTGTGGATCAGCGTCTCCACCCCGACCGTGCCGAAGACCGGCAGCGCAAGCATCGCGACGATCAGTGCATTGCGGGCCTTGCTGCGCGGCACCTGCCGTCGCGCCATCCGCAGCGCGAAACGCCACGAGCCGATCCAGGCCTTCACTCTTCCCCCTGCCCCGCCGCGCCGCCCACGGCCGTGCTCAGCGCGTCGCGCTCAAGCCCGGTGGCCGCGCCGGTCGACCCCACGCTGCCCACTACGCGCCCGTCGCGCAGGTAGACGGTCCGGTCGGCGTACGCGGCGAAGCGCGGCTCGTGCGTCACCAGGATCCCGGCCGCGCCCGCGTCGCAACGGGCCCGCAGCAGCCGCATCACCGCCTCGGAAGTCTGCGAGTCCAGCGCCCCGGTCGGCTCGTCCGCCAGCATCAGCCGACGCTCGCCGATCAGGGCCCTGGCTATCGCCGTGCGCTGGCGCTGGCCGCCCGACATCTCCTCGGGGAACCGGCCGGCCAGCCCGTCCAGCCCCACCTCCGCCAGCGCCTGCTCGGCCAGCTTGCCGGCCCGCCGCGCCCCCATCCCGTCCAGCTCGAGCGGCAGCGCGACGTTCTCGGCCGCGGTGAGCGCCGGGATCAGGTTGTAGTCCTGGAAGACGTAGCCGATGCTGGTGCGCCGCAGCCGGGCCAGCGCGCGGCGGGAGAGGTCGGCGAGCCGAACGCCCTCCACCACGACCTCGCCCGCGGTCGGCGCGTCGAGCCCGCCGGCCAGCGAGAGCAGCGTGGTCTTGCCCGACCCGCTCGGCCCCATCACCGCCACCAGCTCGCCCGCGGCCACCTCTAGGTCGACCCCCGCCAGGGCCTTGACCTGCGCCTCCCCGCTTCCGAAGGCCCGGGTCAGCCCGTGCACACTGACCACCGGACCTACCCATTCGTTCGGCATACCCGCTCCTCCACATGGTCCAGCCAGCGGATCTCCGCCTCGGCTTGGAAGATCTGCGCTTCGAGCACCAGCGACCAGGCCAGGTGCGGCGCGGCGGCGCGCACCTTGAGCCGGGTCAGCTCCTGCAGGGTGGACTGGGCGTGCGCGCGCTGGCCCTGCACCAGCCCGGCCACGTCGATGCCCGGGACCGTCACGGCCAGCGCGAGCTTCATCGCGAGCTCGTCCCGCGGCCGCTCGGCCTGGCTGATCGGGCGCATGAACCACTCGGCCAGCTCCTGCCCCCCGGCCTCGGTGATCTCGTAGACCACGTGCCCGTCGGCGTCCTCGCCGGTCTTGGCCACGAATCCGTCCCGCTCGAGCCGGCCCAGCGTGGTGTAGATCTGCCCGATGTTCACCGGCCACGTCGACCCGGTGCTCTCCTCGAAAGCCGCGCGCAGCTGATAGCCGTAACCCGGCCGGTCCCGCAGCAGCGCGAGGATCCCGTGCTTGACGGACAACGTTCCCTCCCCTCATCTACACACGGAGTATGAATACCGAGTATGCAGGAGCGGGCGCAAGTGCCGGGACGTCAGAGGACCGCGCCGGTCACCCGGCGCGGTCCTCGACTGCGTGTGCCGCTACTCCCCGAGGCTCGCCGCGATCAGGTCGCCGGTCTCCTCGTCCCGCTCCAGCTCGGCCGGCTCCGCGTCGCCGCCGTGGCCGCCCTGCATCTGCCGGTCCGCCGCCCCGATCAGCTTGTGGCCGCTGGCCAGCACCGCGATCGCCGCCAGCAGGGCCACCGCGCCGACGTAGAACGGCGCGTGGTCGTCGAAGTGCGCCGCGAGCTTGCCGGCCGCGAACGGGGCCAGGCCGCCGCCGATGAACCGGACGAACCCGTAGGCGGCCGAGGCCACCGAGCGGTCCACCGGCGAGACCTGCATGACCGCCTGGGTCATCAGGGTATTGCTGAGCCCGATGAAGGCGCCGGCCACGATCACCGCGACGATCAGCACCGGCTTGTGGTCCGTCCACACGGCGATCACCAGCAGGTCAAGGGCCATCAACAGGAAGTTCGCGTACTGGGTGCGCGCCGTGCCGAACCGCGCCTGCAGCCGCGGCGCGACCAGCACCGCGAACACGGCCACGAGCAGGCCCCAGGCGGCGAACACGAATCCGAGCTCGTGGATGCCCAGGTTCATCGGGAACGGGCTGTAGGCCAGCACCGTGAAGAACGCCCAGTTGTAGAAGAACGCGACCGCGCTGACGGTGGCCAGCCCGCGGTGGCGCAGCGCGCGCAGCGGCTCGGTCAGCCCGATCCTGCGCGGGGACGCCGGGGTCTTGTCCAGGAAGACGATCGTCGCGGTGAGCGAGATGGCCATCAGCGCCGTGACGCCGAAGAACGGCCCGCGCCAGCTGATCCCGCCGAGCAGCCCGCCCACCAGCGGGCCGAGCGCGATGCCGACGCCGAGCGCGGTCTCGTAGAGGATGATCGCGCCGGCGAAGCCGCCGGAGGCCGCGCCGACGATGACCGCCAGCGAGGTGGCGATGAACAGCGCGTTGCCCAGCCCCCAGCCCGCGCGGAAGCCGATGATCTGCGCGATGGTGTCCGAGGAGCCGGCCATCGCGCTGAAGAGCACGATCAGGATCAGGCCGGCGATCAGCGTCTTCTTGCCGCCGATCCGGCTCGAGACCCAGCCGGTGACCAGCATCGCCACCGCCGTAACCACGAGGTAGCTGGTGAACAGCAGCTCGACGTTGCTGGGCGAGGCGTGCAGCTGGTCGGAGAGGGCGGGCAGGATCGGGTCGACGAGGCCGATGCCCATGAAGGACACGACACAGGCGAAGGCGACCGCCCAGACGGCCTTGGGCTGGCGGAACACGCCGCCCCCGGAGCCGGTGGAATGAGGGGAATTCATGCTTGGATCCGCTTCCCTGTCTTGGGTTCCGCCTTGTGGGCGGGATTCGGTGCGTTGAGCTCCATCGCCTCCTCCTGCAGCTCGCGCAGCCGCAGGAGCGCGGGCACGGCGGCGGCCAGCGCGGCGGCGTCGCCGTCCGGGAGCCGCGCGATCAGGGTGGTGAGCCGTTCGGCCCCGTCCCGTCGCCGCGTGCTGAGGTAGGAGCGCCCGGACGGCGTCAGCGAGACCAGCACGGCCCGGCGATCGGTCGGGTCGGGGGCCCGCTGCACCAGCCCGGCCTGCTCGAGCGAGCCGACCAGCGCGGTCATCGACGGCTGCGCGACCCCCTGCAGCGCGGCCAGCTCGGTGATCCGGCACTCGCCCCTGCGGTCGAGCGCCGCGAGGGTCGAGACCGAGGTCAGGCTCAGCTGCCGGGGATGCTCGACGAAGCGGATCACCGCCGCCGAGAGCGCGTGCAGCGCGGCTCCGGCGTTCATCTCCGGCTCCGCGTACTCGCCCGCCGCCAGCGCGGCGTCGGCCGCCGCGCCGAGGTCTGGTCCAGTGCTCATGGAAAAAGCATAGGACAGTCTATGTAGCTTGTCTAACTATTCCACTCCGCCCACCCGTTGCATTCGCGGGCGAGCTGCGGCTTCAAGACGAAAAGCGCCGCTGGCAGGCCCTTCCCTCGGAGAGATTGCCGGGGCCTGTGGGGTGCTGGCGTTGGCGGAGCGGGCCGTGGTTCGCGATGGTGAGGTTGCGGGGGCGAGCTCTCTCCTCGGCCGGTCCCCGGAGGCAATCAGGAACCTGCCGGGAGCTCAAGCGGCGGCGGCCCTCGTTGATGCTCGATCTTGCATCGCGCCGCTTGACCTCCCGACAGAACCCTGATCGGGCTTCGCCTGCCCGACCGAGGAGAGAGCACACCCCCTGAGGGGGCAGTGCGAGCTGCGCTCGGGCCGAGTCCCCGTGGCCAGGCCGCGCTCGATCCGGAAGAATCCTGCATCACCGTTCTGGGCCGCTGTCTTCTCCTCTACTCCTTCAACGCCGGGGAACACCCCCGAGTGCCCGGAAATATCCTATATTTTCTTTAATAACTAAAGGCCGGATACGCGCCTTTTGTCGGTGGTCGCGTCTAGCATAGAAGAGTACGAGGGTTGTCGGAGCTTGTGACAGGAGGGAGGTGGACGGGGTGGCTGGGCAGATAGCGTCAGGGGTACGGCCGAAAGCGGTGCAGGATTTCCCCTCGGGGGTACGACCGGGCCGGGCGATGCTGTGCAGTACGTGAGCTCCGGGTGGATCGGATCAGGGCGATGCAGAATCCTTCCGCATCGAACATGGCCGGCCTGCCGGATTCTGCCGCGAGATCTGGGATCGCGATGGATCGCACCAAGGCGATGCAAGATCCAGCATCAAGGGCTACCGGACCATCGACCCTTCGCGCGGATCGGGAACCGGGATGCTCAGATCACGGCGATGCAGAATCCTTCCGCATCGAGCGCGGCCAGGCCACGGGACAGGACTCGGCCCGAGCGCAGCTCGCACCGGACCCTCAGGGGGTGTGCTCTCTCCTCGGTCGGGCAGGCGAAGCCCGATCAGGGTTCTGCCGGGAGGTCAAGCGGCGCCCCGCACAATCCACCCCGAACCCCAGCCCGCCCCGCCACGCCGGCACCCACGCGAACCCGGCACTCTCTCCGAGAGAAGGGCCCGCCAGCGGCGCCTTTCGATCTTGAAACCGCAGGCCGCCCCACCAACGCAACGGGTGGGCGGGTGGACAGACGAACCAGGCGACGCAAAGCGGCCGCCCACACCCTGACGACCACCCCAACCCGACAAGCCACCACACCCACCAGCACTCGACACGATCATCAAATCGCGTTAGGCATATGGGACGGCATCCTCAGGTTCAGGCCGCACCGGACGCTTGAGCAGCAGGACGGTAGCGAACTTCTCGTCGTTGCCGTGCAGCGACGAAACCGTCACCGGGCCCACGGCCTCCCAGCCGTCGGCGCCCAGCTCGTCCAGCTCGCCCTCGATCGTCGTGAGCGCGTCGCCGAGCCGCTGATCGAGCGGCGACGAGCGCTGCGCGACGACGGCCAGGCTCGCCAGGCTGTACTCCCACTGGGTTATGGCCGGCATCGGTGTCATGGCCGGAGTCTAACGACCCGTCAACGACGAAGCCCCCGCCGGACCGGGGTCCGGGCGGGGACTTCGTCAGTTCTCTGCTATCTCCGTCAGCCGGCGAAAGCCTCTTCGACCACGCGCTGCTGCTCGAACTCGTGCCGCTTGTGCGAGCCGACGGCCGGGGACGAGGACGCCGAGCGGGACACGTGGGTGAGCACGCGGCCGCCGAGCTCGCCGGTCAGGTGCAGGGCCATGAACGGCCACGCGCCCTGGTTGGCCGGCTCCTCCTGCACCCAGCGCACGCGCGCGTCGGCCGGGTAGCTCTCCAGCTCCGCCCGCAGCTCGGCCTCGGGGACCGGGTAGAGCCGCTCGGCGCGCACGATCGCGGTGTCGGTGACCTTGTGCTTGTCCCGGTAGGCGACCAGGTCCCAGTAGATCTTGCCGGAGCACACCAGGATCTTGCGCACCCCCGCCTTGTCCACCGACTCGTCGCCGATGATCGGCCGGAACTCGTTGCGCGTGAACTCCTCGATCGAGGAGGTCGCCGCCTTCGCCCGCAGCATCCACTTCGGCGTGAAGACCACCAGCGGCTTGTGCGCCGGGTTCAGCGCCTGCCAGCGCAGCAGGTGGAAGTAGGACGAGGGCAGCGAGGGCATCGCCACGGTCATGTTGTTCTGCGCGCACAGCTGCAGGTAGCGCTCGATCCGGGCCGAGGAGTGGTCCGGGCCCTGGCCCTCGTGGCCGTGCGGCAGCAGCAGCGTCACGCCGGAGCGCTGGCC
This genomic window from Actinospica robiniae DSM 44927 contains:
- a CDS encoding FtsX-like permease family protein translates to MKAWIGSWRFALRMARRQVPRSKARNALIVAMLALPVFGTVGVETLIHSAVDLTTPEQVTRSVGGFDAYIRASVDTPVDQSADGQQWESQPGTLKGTAGVDSTGVLSVLPSAALTPEQIAGPVYLDGAGGYAQGTYLQVDLGNPDTAGAFDVVSGRLPRTGQEIGLTPAMAADLGAAVGGRITLVGSSASDGTAATFTVVGLLELPDSTMAESAFALPAAPAAKHEVTAGWFVSNPGGVSWTQVQALNSLGHVVISRSVALSPPPTSQIPYEAHQFVFLRSGVPLELPQFAVPAAISGIAIGIGLLEVVLLAGPGFAVSARRREREYAMLGAAGADGGQVRRVVLADGIVLGAIAGVVGVGLGIGAAAAALPFGAHFSGRIPGALRIDVPHAVGVAVLAVLLGLCSALIPARGASRREIMATLSGRRTVVGRRRRRSAGVCGGLILAAAGLIGVYFGETISPGQAQLLITSGVALIEIGAILCTPAIVAGIASFGRWLPLGPRLALRDSARHSGRTTPAVAAMFAAVAGAVAAGAWLESSAAQQRAQYTPRLLPNQIAVHTDAADAPRILSALRQQLPDITGSVTLEPVAGYGQSSDEPIQWSAGLFTPGSTPGCAVNGVQKVLVDSDGMGICGDYLDPTAYEGELIGDGQLLRQVTGFEDAAADQVLAEGGIVVTTPGIVKDGTVGLVVQHDVAAAHATYATQTTEVYTLPAVYLNMQGKPDPSFVISPAAARKTGLDAPTAGQTALVVDLRQTATPQQIVRADEAMDGLHLNGDFEQDQGVIEARSTVNLIVLGFTVLLALAAAAIATGLALADGRADQQTLTAVGGSPWTRRWLAGSTALVITGMGVLIGVPIGFVVAAGLVRVSDFNLVGMNVYLQAMPFTVPWLNLVAMAAAVPVATAVGAMLLSRSNSPDRKLRLD
- a CDS encoding ABC transporter ATP-binding protein, with translation MPNEWVGPVVSVHGLTRAFGSGEAQVKALAGVDLEVAAGELVAVMGPSGSGKTTLLSLAGGLDAPTAGEVVVEGVRLADLSRRALARLRRTSIGYVFQDYNLIPALTAAENVALPLELDGMGARRAGKLAEQALAEVGLDGLAGRFPEEMSGGQRQRTAIARALIGERRLMLADEPTGALDSQTSEAVMRLLRARCDAGAAGILVTHEPRFAAYADRTVYLRDGRVVGSVGSTGAATGLERDALSTAVGGAAGQGEE
- a CDS encoding PadR family transcriptional regulator — protein: MSVKHGILALLRDRPGYGYQLRAAFEESTGSTWPVNIGQIYTTLGRLERDGFVAKTGEDADGHVVYEITEAGGQELAEWFMRPISQAERPRDELAMKLALAVTVPGIDVAGLVQGQRAHAQSTLQELTRLKVRAAAPHLAWSLVLEAQIFQAEAEIRWLDHVEERVCRTNG
- a CDS encoding MFS transporter, encoding MNSPHSTGSGGGVFRQPKAVWAVAFACVVSFMGIGLVDPILPALSDQLHASPSNVELLFTSYLVVTAVAMLVTGWVSSRIGGKKTLIAGLILIVLFSAMAGSSDTIAQIIGFRAGWGLGNALFIATSLAVIVGAASGGFAGAIILYETALGVGIALGPLVGGLLGGISWRGPFFGVTALMAISLTATIVFLDKTPASPRRIGLTEPLRALRHRGLATVSAVAFFYNWAFFTVLAYSPFPMNLGIHELGFVFAAWGLLVAVFAVLVAPRLQARFGTARTQYANFLLMALDLLVIAVWTDHKPVLIVAVIVAGAFIGLSNTLMTQAVMQVSPVDRSVASAAYGFVRFIGGGLAPFAAGKLAAHFDDHAPFYVGAVALLAAIAVLASGHKLIGAADRQMQGGHGGDAEPAELERDEETGDLIAASLGE
- a CDS encoding MarR family winged helix-turn-helix transcriptional regulator, with translation MSTGPDLGAAADAALAAGEYAEPEMNAGAALHALSAAVIRFVEHPRQLSLTSVSTLAALDRRGECRITELAALQGVAQPSMTALVGSLEQAGLVQRAPDPTDRRAVLVSLTPSGRSYLSTRRRDGAERLTTLIARLPDGDAAALAAAVPALLRLRELQEEAMELNAPNPAHKAEPKTGKRIQA